A genomic window from Micromonospora sp. WMMA1947 includes:
- the rox gene encoding rifampin monooxygenase, giving the protein MFDVIVVGGGPTGMMLASELRLQGVGVLVLERDAEPPPYVRSLGLHVRSIEVMDQRGLLERFLEHGGTHPIRGFFAGIDKPAPADLDTAHPYVLGIPQTLTDRLLADHAAEVGAEIRRGRAVTGLEQDDDGVTVHLDDAGAPPLRARFVVGCDGGRSTVRKLLGVGFPGEPSTIDTLLGEMEVTAPPDEITRIMTEVRRTEKRFGLGPSGRPGVFRVVVPATDVTSVPPTLDDFKRQLTAYAGTDFGVHSPRWLSRFGDATRLAEHYRAGRVFLAGDAAHVHPPLGGQGLNLGIQDAFNLGWKLAATVNGWAPDDLLDTYESERRPVAADVLTNTRAQMLLTTNEPGPHAVREVLTQLMDFDEVNRFLIEKVTAIGVRYDVGEGHALLGRRLRDVPLREGRLYELMRTGGGLLLDGTGKLSVDGWADRVGFVAGTGDELDVPAVLLRPDGHVVWTGDDQRTLDDALARWFGGATR; this is encoded by the coding sequence GTGTTCGACGTGATCGTGGTCGGCGGTGGGCCGACCGGCATGATGCTGGCGAGCGAACTGCGCCTGCAGGGCGTCGGCGTCCTCGTGCTGGAGCGGGACGCCGAACCGCCGCCGTACGTGCGCTCGCTCGGGCTGCACGTCCGCAGCATCGAGGTGATGGACCAGCGCGGGCTGCTGGAACGGTTCCTGGAACACGGCGGCACGCACCCGATCCGGGGCTTCTTCGCCGGCATCGACAAGCCCGCGCCCGCCGACCTGGACACCGCCCACCCGTACGTCCTCGGCATCCCGCAGACGCTCACCGACCGGCTGCTCGCCGACCACGCCGCCGAGGTCGGCGCCGAGATCCGGCGCGGCCGTGCGGTCACCGGGCTGGAGCAGGACGACGACGGCGTGACGGTCCACCTCGACGACGCCGGCGCGCCACCGCTGCGCGCGCGGTTCGTGGTCGGCTGCGACGGCGGGCGCAGCACGGTCCGCAAGCTGCTCGGCGTCGGATTCCCCGGCGAGCCGTCGACGATCGACACGCTGCTCGGCGAGATGGAGGTGACAGCGCCGCCGGACGAGATCACCAGGATCATGACCGAGGTACGCCGCACCGAGAAGCGGTTCGGGCTCGGACCGTCCGGCAGGCCGGGCGTGTTCCGGGTGGTCGTACCGGCGACCGACGTCACGTCGGTGCCGCCGACGCTCGACGACTTCAAACGGCAACTGACCGCGTACGCGGGCACCGACTTCGGCGTGCACTCGCCCCGCTGGCTGTCGAGGTTCGGTGACGCGACCCGCCTGGCCGAGCACTACCGGGCCGGGCGGGTGTTCCTGGCCGGCGACGCCGCGCACGTCCACCCGCCGCTCGGCGGGCAGGGGCTCAACCTGGGCATCCAGGACGCGTTCAACCTGGGCTGGAAGCTGGCGGCGACGGTGAACGGCTGGGCGCCGGACGACCTGCTGGACACCTACGAGTCCGAGCGGCGCCCGGTGGCCGCCGACGTGCTGACGAACACCCGCGCGCAGATGCTGCTGACCACGAACGAGCCGGGACCGCACGCGGTGCGTGAGGTGCTGACGCAGCTCATGGACTTCGACGAGGTCAACCGATTCCTGATCGAGAAGGTCACGGCGATCGGCGTCCGGTACGACGTCGGCGAGGGGCACGCCCTGCTCGGGCGGCGGCTGCGCGACGTACCGCTGCGGGAGGGGCGCCTGTACGAGCTGATGCGTACCGGCGGCGGGTTGTTGCTCGACGGGACCGGGAAGCTGTCGGTGGACGGCTGGGCCGACCGGGTCGGGTTCGTCGCCGGTACCGGCGACGAGCTGGACGTGCCGGCGGTGTTGCTGCGGCCGGACGGGCACGTGGTGTGGACGGGCGACGACCAGCGCACGCTGGACGACGCTCTGGCCCGGTGGTTCGGCGGCGCGACGCGGTGA